ATCGTGATAAGATTGCCAAGAAGGATCAGAGAGGTGTTAAGCAAACGAGAATTTGATAGGCCTACCAGAAGCCAAAAAACAAGCATCAACCGACTGACCCACACAAACAAGCGGTGAAGCTTTGGTGACGAGTGTCTCAAGTCATAGAAGTTGCTGGTAAATTGAGCCACACTGTAAAGGCAGAGGTGCGGTGACAGCATGATAAAGAGACTCGGATCGTAGTAAGGAATGTCCAAGAGGTCGAGGACATAAAGGTAGAAGTTGCTGAAGTGGGCATTGAAGGTCAAGAAGGTAAAGAAGACAACTGCGGGCCAAAGAAAAACGACTTCGCGGGTGGTAGCCCACATGATAAAAAATGAGATCACGAATACCCCTACAACACTGACGAGTGCTGACATGAGCATTGTTTCCTGCAAAACGTAGTCTTGAAAGACTCGTGTTGTCCAAAGATCGATATTACCCTTAAGAAAGTCCGCCCCTGTAATTTTGGCATAAACGACTGTTGTCCCTGGCAGAAGTTCTAAAGAGGCGTGAAGGAGTCGGTAGCCGTAATCTCGCTGATCTAGGGAATGATCTCGACTCAGACTTCGTCGTTGCTCAAGGCCGGGGTATTGAATGACAAGATCGATTGCGTGAACGGTATCCCAGCGATGCTGCATGACAACTTCAATAGGTTCTGTCGTTGGGTTATGAAGCACGTATCGGGCAAAAAGGGCATTTTTTTCTGCCTTTGGCCCAAAGTGTCCTGTTGTGGATGCTGCTTGTTCAGTATAACGGTGTGGGGAGCGACTTGCTGCGCTGACGGATAAGTCTTGTGAGTCGATAAAGTAACGCCCCCATAATGCCATCTCTACACCATCCATCGTCTTACTTACGGGAAGTGCTTCTTGAGGGCTACCTTGGGCCAACGAACTAGCGACAATGGCCAGCCCGCTAAGCAAAACTTTTAAAGCGTTCGTCATCGACAGGTCTCCTAGTTCTCCCATCGGATCAACTATAAAGAAATCAAAGGGTTTGGCCCTATTCTGATCTATTGGTAGGAAATCTAAATTCGAATGGCATCGCAAGAGAACAAGTAGCTCGGTTTCCTAAATCACAAAAAAACCTGGAAAGTGATGAAACATCGCTATCATGAAAGCTATTCAGACTCTCAGGGGGCTGCCTTGTAAGCGGTGAGTTCAGTGCGGACAGTGGTGCCATGACTTTCAGGGTGTTGACTGATGTCGCGACTTTCAACGGCGACGGTGCCGCCGTATTGCTCGATGAAATACTTGGCTAAAGGCATCCCGAAGCCAGTTCCTGATTCATCTTCTGTACCTGGCCGAGACGTGGCCTTAGATGGTGAAAAAATACTCTCTAAGATGTTCTTGGGGATGCCGATTCCTTGGTCGATAACCTCTAATATGATTTTGCCTTGGTTCATATATGCGCGAATTTTGATGTCGTCGCCTTTTTTCGAAAACTTAATTGCGTTGGATACAAAGTTGCTGATCACGTCATGAGACAAGGATGTTGGCTCTGCAAGCGCCAGCAGGTCGTCTTCTGAATTCGCGGCTAGATTAAAAGTCAGGGTGATTCCTTTGGCTTTTGCCTTCTGTTCGAGATTGAACTGAACATCGCTAAACAGGGATTTGATGCTGACTGACTCTAACGTTACCTTGAATTTGCCTGACTTGATCGACTGGATTCGGCGCACCTGAGCGATGATAGCATTGATCGAGCGACTGGCGCGATCAACATTTTCAAAGATTTTTTGTAGTTTTGGATCTTCAATATTAAGCTTCTGAGCCATTTTCTTAGCCAGTATGATAACACTTAGGGGATTGGCAATGTCGTGACACACAACCTGAACCAAAGTTCTAAGATTTGCCGCTTCAGCATCGGACATCTCTTTGGCAAACTGGTATTCCTGATATTCCTTGAAATGCCAAGATAGGGCGATCATGGTGAACAGCATTTCTAGGGCGCCTCCGAAGAGTGGGGTAAATGCCACAAAGTAGCTTTTTTCTATGACCCCCTGATTGCCTAGAGTCCAGATGATGATGGTACAGATAAAAATAAATGTGCCAGTCGCATAATAGATCGCCGATTTTCTTCCACGATAAACCGCATAACAGGCGAGAAAAAACGATGCGAACATAGTGCTCGCTTGAGATCCAACCAATAGCAATGCTCCAAAGGGCGACCGTTCGATGAAGCTATATATGGCTACCATAAGACAATAGCAGAGAAGAGCTTGGGCGAATCGGAACACCCATTTCGAAAGAGATTTGAGATTCAAAAATTGTATCGTATACATCATCGTTAGGATAGGACTTATGGCCATAGCATGTCTAGCTTGTTGGTTCGAGGTTAATGGCCCCAATTGAATATCCCAATACTCTAAAAAACCTGAATAAATAAATGCTGAAACAGCGATGCTGCCAGCGAACAGGCCATAGATAAGATATTCAATTCTTCGTAGAAACAGATAGAGACACAAACTGTAAATCACTAGGCTCGTCATCATTCCGAAATATGCAAAGTGGGTTAGGTCGAGCTGCACTTGGGTCATCAACAAGCTATTTTCGTCGAAGAGATGCAAGTCCAGAGTCATATCCAGCGATGAGTACGTTCGGAAGTAAAATCGCTGCATGCTCTTGGCGGGAATATTGACCTCAAAGAAATGAAGTCGCCGAAACGACTCCCGCTCAGCAATTGGGACCGAGGTGCCGCCGCGGTGTTGGATGATCCGGTCCCCAACGACTTCATACATATCAAGCACAAGTGGATCAGGTCGAAGGCTGCCAATATAGGCATGGAGTGGGTATTCTTTGTCGTTCGTGATGTCCACATAGAGCCAAAATACCGAATCAGTGTAGCCGTAACTGATTCGTCCGGTCTCTTTCAGGGACTGGAATTTTGCGGTCATTGGGCCCGAGATGATATCGTGCGCTGTGAGTTGGCCTGTCTTATCTTCGTAGACAAAAGCTTCGTAGCTTAGCTTGCGATCGATAATCGGCTTTGGTGAAGCGCTTAAGACTTCCAAAGAAAGCAGGCTAAATAGCAATGTAGATAAGAAGTATCTCAAGCTAGTATCCAGGGTGCTTTTGATTTTACTTGTCCGGCTAAACTATCGGAAATTATGAGTAAATCATTAGAATCAGGTTTTGGGTGAGCTGGTTTGCCGGTAGGGATAAGTCTTACGGCAGTAGGCAGAAACTCCCGGTAAGTGGCTATAAGCGTCATAATTGCTAATAGATTTGCCCGGCATTAGTGGCTATAACCAAGAATTTCTTTGTGAAGAAATACGTTGATTTACCATGCTAGAGAAAGTCCACGCCGGGGGAGGGAAGATGAACCGTCTACAAATTGGAGTGTTAGCTTTAGGCTTCATAAACACTGGCCTAGCAGCCTTTGGGGCTACTGATGAAACGGAGCGGATGTCGGTCATCGGAACTCGCACACGCACATTGGATCGGTTCACCCGGTCCCATTACGTTATCAATCGGGATGAAATCGAGCGGCAGAATGCACCTAGCTTAGTCGACTACTTAGCTCAGATACCCGGAGTTCATGTGACCCGAGTTGGAGTCATGGGGGGCAACACCAGCGTTTCCATAAGGGGCAGCACTAACGACCATATCTTGGTGCTGATAGACGGTATTCCAGTGTCAGACCAAAGTCAAATCTCGGGAGTTCTATCTCTCGATCACCTCGGTGTTCATCAAGTGGAACGCATTGAGGTGGCCAAGGGTCCCATGGGAGTTGCTTATGGCTCGGACGCCTTGGCTGGGGCGATCAATATTATTACGCGGACGCAGGTGGATGGCGGCAGCCTCCTAGGAGAGGTGAGCAATCGCAGTTATAAACGATTGGACCTATCTTATGGGATCAACTTGAACGAAGAATGGAGCCTCCTGTTTGCTGGTCATGGGATCGATGATGAAGCTTTTTCCGAGGCTGAAGAAGCTGAAGGAAATAGTGAAAAAGATCGCTATCAACGACAGGCGTTTTATGGACGGGCGACTTGGAGTCAAGGACCATGGGTCGCAAGCCTCAATGTTGAGCGGGCTGACGCTGAGAAAGACTTGGATCGATATAGCTTTGCTGACGAGCTGGTCCGAGACGATCTAAATTTTGTTTCTGATGATCAGATGAAGGCTGTTCGCCTTCAAGGGCGTTATGATGGAGGAACTTGGTACAGCAGTATCAAAGTCAGCTATCATCAGGTGCAACGGGAGTATCGCGATGAGATCGATGCTTTATTTCCCTTCGATGGAACCTCTAAGTTCGATGGCGAGGGGCAGTTTAGTGAGCTTAAGTTTGGTCGAGCGTTTGGCGCTACCCACGTGGACGCAGGGGTTCAACTACGTGAGGAGTTCACAGAAGTTGAAGAGCGCAATGAGAGCCGTAGTTCCCTTGGCTATTTTCTATTAACTGATACTCGTCTTGCTGAAAATTGGCTCGTCCAGCTTGGTGCGCGACAAGATCAATTTGATGATTTTGGAGATCAGGCCACTTACAGTGCAGAAATTGTCTACGAGAATCGTAAGCATATGGCGTTTGTTCGCACGGGCACCAGCTTCAAGGCACCAAGCCTCTACCGAAGTTATAGCTCATATGGTAACCCAGATCTTAAAGCAGAATCCGGCAAAGCCATCGAAGCTGGCTACATGTACCAGGCAGACCAGTGGCTGCTGAGGGCCGACACCTATCGACGAAATCTCACCGATGAGATTGACTTCTCGTATATCACCAGTTCCTATTCTAACATTGAGGGTGAAGGCCAGTACGAAGGAGCAGAAGTCTATGGGGCTTGGCAGTGGCGACCGGACCATGAGATCGGACTTTGGTATGCATCACTGCGCTACGATCACGATGATAGCGAAACTCTGGCTAGGCAACCCAAACGCAGTGCAGGGCTGAGCTATGGGGTAACGAGTGGCTCCCACGATGTTTTCTTGCAGGGGGTCTGGGCTTCGGAACGCCCTGATGCTGATGGCGAGAACCTCAGTTCTTATACCAATGGCTCCTTAAAATACGGTTACCGATGGAGCAGTGGGCTCCAAACTTACCTTCGTGGAGAAAATATATTGAATCAATCTATCGTACACGCAGAAGGTTATACTCCATATCCTCGTCGCATCTTTGGAGGTCTTGCTTGGCAGTTTTAAAGCTGTATTGGAATCTTCTCTGCTGTGTTCTAGGGCTCAGTCTATTTTCAGCAAAGGTCCATGCTGCGCCCCAGAAGCTTACAGATAGTCGTGGGCATGAAATCAAAACCAGTGTCAAGCCACCGCGGGTGGTTTCAGGGTTTGTTGGGGCAGACGAGATTTTGGTCCACCTTCTCAAAGACCGACCGAAGTCTATTCTGGCGCTTTCGCCCTTATCCCGCGATCCACGCTATAGCGCGATTTATAAAGAAGCGAAAGCCTGGCCCCATCAATTTGGAGATGAGCTTGAGTCGCTCTTAAAGATGACGCCAGACTTGGTTATTGTCGCTAGCTATACTCGTGCTGAATGGCTTCGTATTTTAGACGTCGCCAAGGTGCCATACTTTGTTCTGGGCAGCTTTGCCAGCATCTCTGATATTCAAGGAAATATTGAAATCATGGGCAAGCTAGTTCATGAGGAGGCTCGTGCGAAAGCTCTCATAGAATCTATGGATCAAACCATACTTACGCTAAAGAACAGCTGCAAGCTTAAGGGCAAGCGCATTGTGAATTACAGCAAGGATGGCACGATCTTTGGCGCTGGCACAAGCTTTGATAGCATGATTGCCAAGATTGGAGCGATCAATGCTGGTACTCAGCAAGGTGTGAAAGGCTGGAGTCGTGTTAGTAGAGAAAGTCTTTTGGTCATGAACCCCGACTTTATCGTGGTGGGCGCGGATCCAGATCGTAAAAGCGAGTTTTTGGATGAGATGAAGAGGCAAGTAGGTTGGCAACACCTCGCCGCGGTTCGCGAGGGCCGATTGCTTATGGTTCCAAGCCGCTACTTGGCATCCGTGTCTCATCATATTACAAAGGCCATGGAGATTCTTTGTGCGATCTAAAGTCAGCCCCCTTGCTGCATATATCTGGAGTTTCAGTCTTCTTACCTTCGTTCTTTTGTGGGCAATCAGTTGGGGGCCTCAGGGTTGGCAGCTTGTGTCGCAAGTTGATGATCCTCTCCGTCGCATCATTCTTTGGGACATTCGCCTGCCTCGGGTTTTGGTTTCTGCTCTTTGTGGGGGAGCGCTGGCCATGGCCGGCGTCTTATCCCAAGGCTTGTTTCGAAACCCCCTAGCGGGGCCTTCGATTTTAGGTACCGTAAGTGGTGCTAACCTTTTTGTGGTGACAACCATGTTTCTAGGTTGGGGTTACGAGCACTGGCTCGTCCAACCGTTTTCAGCTTTTATAGGAGCAGTTCTCGCGACCAGTCTTGTGTGGCGACTTTCTACCTGGCAGTCCTTTCAGAATCCTGGTCGATTGCTACTACTAGGCTTCGCCATAAATTCGATTTTTGCGGCCACGACTACCTTTCTATTATCACTGAGTCTCCACGAGTTTAATCTATCCCAATCAATCTTATTTTGGTTGATGGGGAGTTTTAATGGCAAAGGTTGGCCACATGTTTTGATGGCTCTTCCATGGCTGCTTATTGGTTTGTGGCTTAGTCGACCCATTGCGCGGCGACTGAATGTATTGAACTTAGGAGAGGATGTGGCTCAAAGCCTTAACGTTCCGATCAGTCAGCTCCGTTGGCAAACAATAGCCGTCATTGCAGGGCTAGTGGGTGCCTCTGTTGCCGTTGCTGGAGGAATTAGCTTTGTCGGGCTTATGGTGCCACACTTCACTCGTCTCTACCTAGGTGCTGATCATAGACACTTGGTCAAGGTTTCTTGCATCAATGGAATGATTCTTGTGGTGGCGGCTGATACCATTTCACGCACTTTGATGGCTCCCCAGGAGCTACAGGTGGGCGCAATTCTGTCTTTGATTGGAGCACCAGTCTTTGTGGGGCTTATGCTGAAGGAGCGAGGTCGTCATGGGTTTTAGTTTTGAGATCAGCGGCCTAAGTTTTGAAGCATCGTCCCGTAGAATTCTCACCTTAACAGAGCTATCATTGCCATCCGCAGGCCTGGTAACCATTCTAGGGCCGAACGGAGCTGGTAAAACCACCATGCTTCGAATTCTAGCTGGTTTAGAAAGGGAATATAACGGCAAGATAAGGCTTTGGGGCAAGGACCTAAAGGACCATTCCAGCCAGGAACGATCGCGGAACGTAGCATGGGTACCTAGTGAGCTGGACTTATCCTTTGACATCAGCCTGGTTGAAATGGTGGGCCTCGGCCGATATCCTTGGAACCAAGGTTATCCCACAAGAGACGATCGCCTAGCGGTGGAAAAGGTTTTGGAACGCTTGGAGCTGCTAGGTTTGCGCGATCGGATGCTGTCTACCTTGAGTTCAGGTGAGCGCCAGAAAGCTCAGGTCGCCCGTGCCTTAGCTAGCGAAGCCCGGTGTTTAATTCTGGACGAACCTTGCTCGCATCTGGATATCAAGGCTCGCTACGAACTCATGGAGATTCTTCAGATGGTGGGGCAATCAGCACTGGTTCTAATGACGAGCCACGATCACTATATTATCCCACGTTATACCGACTGGAGCCTAGCGCTCAAGACTGGCGAAATGTTTTCTTATCAGTCGGGAGCCTTGTCAGACCAAGAGGTTTCGCTACTTTTTGATCTCAAGGGCCTTAAGTTTGGCGAATCACAATCAGACTAGAGTCGTCGAGCTTGGGATCGCTTGCCTGGGCTATAGATCGATCGAGGGCTTCGAAGATTCCTTGGCAGATTTCTAGAGCCGATGGGCCTGAACTGCTTATCACCTGCACGAGCTCTTGGCTGCTGAGATTGTCAAATATCCCATCAGAAGCGATGAGAATGATATCCTTAGGGGCCAGTGGGATCATTGGGCTGATATGATAGTAGCAGGTGTCGCTACCGAGACAGTTAAGAAGCTCATATCCTGCTTGGACTTGACGAGAGGGGGCTATGGAGTCGAGAATCCCTGTGGATTCCCACATGTTTAAAACCGAGTGCCCGGGTGACTCGTCCTTGATTTTACCTCTGCCACCAATAACTTTCACCAGGCTGTCCCCAGCAATCAGGTAGCGCAAAGTATGTTCTACAATTTGGATACAAGCTAAAGTGGAGGCTGCTCCTACTTTCATATCGCGGATGCGGTCCTGGCATCTATCAGCAAAGGTGATGAGGTCGAAATCCTGCTTGTCCGCCTGATCTGCTAGCTCGGTAGCCACTGCTTGAGAGGCCTCGTGAGCGCGAGGGCAACCACCGACTCCGTCAGCAATCAACGCTACGAGTCCACTGGGAACTTCTTTAGCTGCCAGTGAATCTTCATTTTGAGCCTTTCCAGGGGCTGGCCGGGTACGGGTAGCCACTTGGAAGCGACCCAAAATCAGGCACTGAGCCAAGTCCTGATTGTCTTCTGTCATTCTTAGTATTCCCAAAGAAAGCTATCAAGGTGGCTGCGGAGCTGGCCGGCGTTCTTGAATTTTTTGTTGATTAGCGAAGTTTTGAGGCCGCAGCAGATTCCCTTGATCTCAGGGCCCACTTCGCTGTAGCGATCGCGCCCCCCCACCATGTCGTAGAGAACTCTTACTAAGTCTACCACATCCTGTCGAACATTCTTGGATCGGCTGTCTTTCCAATCGAACGAATCGATTAGCTTAATGTGGAAATGGATGCCTTGGCGTCTGATAAGAATATTATCGGTGTGAAGGTCGCCATGGTACTCGCCGGCTTGGTGGACCGGTTCTAAGCCGGAGCAAATCTCCCAAAGGATGCTCAGGGCTTCGTATGATTCTAATGAGTTATCACGATTTTTAATGTAATCAGTAAGAATTTGACCCTCGATAAACTCGGATACCAAGCAGGTGACATCGTGGCCTTGCAGTTTCACTCGTTCCTGGTGGAGATACTGGACCAGGATATGGTGGTGGCGATTGCGATGAAGTTTTTTGGCAAAGTTATTGGCTCGGCGATTCTTAACATTCCGCTCTGGGTAGAAAAATTTTGCAGCCCGCTCAATGCCAGTCTGCAGTTCCTCCACGAGGTAAACCTCGCCCTCCCAGCCAACCCCAAGGAGGCTGTTAACCTGGTATTTACCGGCAATAGTGCGGCCCGTGGGGATATCAAATCTTTCTGACAATCGCTCGCCTCCTTTTGGATCATCAAGTTCACGAATCATAGCAAGAATCCGGCCGGATGATAATCCCCTTCTTCGATCGAGACGGCTTTCTAAGCTGTGTGCCTTCAATAACTAGTTTGGAACTAGCCAAGCTGTCAGTGAATTCCTGTTGCAGGAGCGGCGTATAGCCTGTTGCCAGAGAAAGCAACTGCTAGGGAGAACATTGAAGTATTATGCTACAGTAGTGGAGTAAAACTAGCCGCCTCCAGTGAGGCTAACCTGCTATTTTTTGTTCTAATGGTGACACGGCACTGGGCTTTTAGGTTGGCACGCTATCTGCTTCTCAATCTGTGGCAGGTTGGGATGAATGCGTCAATTTGATCATCTTGTCAGTATAAGTGGCGAAAGGTTTGCCTTTGTTGTCTTGTCCCTACGGGGCCTTCGCTCTGTGGGGTTTTTTTTGAGGTGGCGATGCGAGCAGATATTAACATCATCATGTCAGACCCAAGTCTGGCAGCCTTTGTGAAGCAATGAGTCGGCTGGCTAAGCAAGCTAAGAAAATCAGATCTAGCCGATTTTCTAGAAGAAGCTTGGGTCAATGATAAACACATGTTGGTAGCAGATTGCTTGAAAGAGCTTTTTCCCGACTATCAGTTTAGTATCGAGCAATGTCTAAGCGAGATCGAACTCCAGGAAGCCTAGTGCCTAGTCGATCGGCGATGTTGACTTTGTCACTCGCTCGCTCCTTATCGCCTAGCGGAGAATTTCAACTTGACTAGGCGCTAGGTTGAAGTCGGGCTCCCTGTGTCGCTGCTGAAGTTTGGCTTATATTGACTTTTTGAGTTCCAAAATCTCTTGGAATTCTTCCATAAGGTCTTCGTTCAACTCATTTTCTCTATGATTTACCAGGATGGGGCTAACCCTTTCGATCTGGTATCCCATATAGGAAATGCTCATGTCGAGGAGCCTTTGAGCCCGATATCGCTTTACATTGTGCTTACACATTTCAACCAGTTGATCGCTCTTAAACGGCTTTGCCATGACCCCAGAAACGCCTTTGCTCAAGGCATCAATGCAGGTTTCCGTGGTGAGGTAGCCGCTTACTAAAATGACTGGTAGGTAAGGTCGGTGCTCATGGACCTTGTCGAGAAGCTGAAGCCCATCGATACCGTCCATCTTGATATCGGAAATGATAATATCAGGGTGGACTTCAGCCATTTTCACCAGAGCATCATTCGCATACTCAAATTCTAAGACATCGAATCCTGCTCGTTTGAGCTTGCGACTCAAGCTTTTTCGGATTAGCTCCTCGTCCTCTACCACAAATGCGAGTCCATAAGGGAACTTTGCCCGATGGATCATCTCATTGGCAATCCTCTCGCGGGCTTGCTGCACCATGGGCACTGCCTTGGACTCTTTGGAGCTTTCCGTAGCCTGCTGCTCCCTAGCGAGCGTGGAGTCTTTGCCAGGTGTTTGGCTAAGATCGTGACGGATGCCATCGATTTTTACCAATAGACTATCGGCGAGATCTTTGGAGAGGTAGCCGAGGTTAACGTTTTCATACAGAAGCTCTTCGACATGCCGCACTTTTTTTGCAATCTCTGTTAACCCTAAGAACTGCACTTCTGTAGAAAGAACATGAAGGTTTCGCAAGCAAGATCGCATATTCACAGGAAAGTCTTGGCCTTCTTCCATTCGAAGTAAGAAAATTTCAATCTGGTTTAAGGCTTCCAAGAACTCCGGTTGGAAAAAACTCCAGTCTTCCATAAGAACGGTCCGATCGATCAAACATGATACTATACAAACATTATTGTAGTCGTAACGCCGCACGAATCATAGGATATGCATGAATATTAGCAGTGAGTCTTTGTATCACATGATCGATCACTTGCCTGTAGGGGTTGTCGTTAGTGATGTATCGCGAGAAGACGAACCCATTCTATACGTGAACCAAGCATTTACTACGATTACTGGCTTTGAACCTTCTGAAGTGTTAGGACGAAAGTGTAACTTTCTACAAGGAGAAAGCACAGACAATCAAACAGTGGCCAAAATTCGTAACAGCATAGACAATGGCACACCCATATCTATTGATATTCTGAACTATCGCAGGGATGGTCGAAGTTTTTGGAATCGCTTATCCCTCTTTCCCCTGAGGCAGGAGTCTAAGCAGCTGTTCGCGGGATTCATTCAACCCATCCAAGCACCTCATGAAGCGGGAGCCCCTCAGTCTCAATCTCTCCAGGATTTATTGTTTCGCTATAGCGATGATGCGGTTCTGCTAAGAGATACTGAGGGCAGGGTATTGGAATGCAATCAAGCGGCTGTGACAACTCTGGGCTTTACCCTTGCTGAACTTCAAAGTTCTCCCCAGACACAAGTTATGTTTCCTGCCCATCGAAGCCGCGAAAACAAAGAGCTACTCGATGCTGTGAAGCGCGGCGAGACAGTTTCTGGAGTTCGTACGGAGCGGATGTGTGGGTCTCAAAATATGATCCAGGTTAAACTTAGCTGCGCCCCGATCTGGAACTCTGAAGGTCAGGTCTCGCGAATTCTTGAAATATACCAAGACATGACAGTTGTGGCTCGCCTGAAGGCCGAGAACGCCCTCTTAAAGAGTATTGTTCGCTTCTCGGAAGATGGGATTATTAGCCTTGATTTGAGCTATCGGGTGACCCGCTGGAACCAAGGGGCGACGCAAATATTTTCCTTCGAAGAAGGGGAAGTACTTG
This is a stretch of genomic DNA from Pseudobacteriovorax antillogorgiicola. It encodes these proteins:
- a CDS encoding sensor histidine kinase, yielding MRYFLSTLLFSLLSLEVLSASPKPIIDRKLSYEAFVYEDKTGQLTAHDIISGPMTAKFQSLKETGRISYGYTDSVFWLYVDITNDKEYPLHAYIGSLRPDPLVLDMYEVVGDRIIQHRGGTSVPIAERESFRRLHFFEVNIPAKSMQRFYFRTYSSLDMTLDLHLFDENSLLMTQVQLDLTHFAYFGMMTSLVIYSLCLYLFLRRIEYLIYGLFAGSIAVSAFIYSGFLEYWDIQLGPLTSNQQARHAMAISPILTMMYTIQFLNLKSLSKWVFRFAQALLCYCLMVAIYSFIERSPFGALLLVGSQASTMFASFFLACYAVYRGRKSAIYYATGTFIFICTIIIWTLGNQGVIEKSYFVAFTPLFGGALEMLFTMIALSWHFKEYQEYQFAKEMSDAEAANLRTLVQVVCHDIANPLSVIILAKKMAQKLNIEDPKLQKIFENVDRASRSINAIIAQVRRIQSIKSGKFKVTLESVSIKSLFSDVQFNLEQKAKAKGITLTFNLAANSEDDLLALAEPTSLSHDVISNFVSNAIKFSKKGDDIKIRAYMNQGKIILEVIDQGIGIPKNILESIFSPSKATSRPGTEDESGTGFGMPLAKYFIEQYGGTVAVESRDISQHPESHGTTVRTELTAYKAAP
- a CDS encoding TonB-dependent receptor plug domain-containing protein is translated as MNRLQIGVLALGFINTGLAAFGATDETERMSVIGTRTRTLDRFTRSHYVINRDEIERQNAPSLVDYLAQIPGVHVTRVGVMGGNTSVSIRGSTNDHILVLIDGIPVSDQSQISGVLSLDHLGVHQVERIEVAKGPMGVAYGSDALAGAINIITRTQVDGGSLLGEVSNRSYKRLDLSYGINLNEEWSLLFAGHGIDDEAFSEAEEAEGNSEKDRYQRQAFYGRATWSQGPWVASLNVERADAEKDLDRYSFADELVRDDLNFVSDDQMKAVRLQGRYDGGTWYSSIKVSYHQVQREYRDEIDALFPFDGTSKFDGEGQFSELKFGRAFGATHVDAGVQLREEFTEVEERNESRSSLGYFLLTDTRLAENWLVQLGARQDQFDDFGDQATYSAEIVYENRKHMAFVRTGTSFKAPSLYRSYSSYGNPDLKAESGKAIEAGYMYQADQWLLRADTYRRNLTDEIDFSYITSSYSNIEGEGQYEGAEVYGAWQWRPDHEIGLWYASLRYDHDDSETLARQPKRSAGLSYGVTSGSHDVFLQGVWASERPDADGENLSSYTNGSLKYGYRWSSGLQTYLRGENILNQSIVHAEGYTPYPRRIFGGLAWQF
- a CDS encoding ABC transporter substrate-binding protein → MAVLKLYWNLLCCVLGLSLFSAKVHAAPQKLTDSRGHEIKTSVKPPRVVSGFVGADEILVHLLKDRPKSILALSPLSRDPRYSAIYKEAKAWPHQFGDELESLLKMTPDLVIVASYTRAEWLRILDVAKVPYFVLGSFASISDIQGNIEIMGKLVHEEARAKALIESMDQTILTLKNSCKLKGKRIVNYSKDGTIFGAGTSFDSMIAKIGAINAGTQQGVKGWSRVSRESLLVMNPDFIVVGADPDRKSEFLDEMKRQVGWQHLAAVREGRLLMVPSRYLASVSHHITKAMEILCAI
- a CDS encoding FecCD family ABC transporter permease, producing MRSKVSPLAAYIWSFSLLTFVLLWAISWGPQGWQLVSQVDDPLRRIILWDIRLPRVLVSALCGGALAMAGVLSQGLFRNPLAGPSILGTVSGANLFVVTTMFLGWGYEHWLVQPFSAFIGAVLATSLVWRLSTWQSFQNPGRLLLLGFAINSIFAATTTFLLSLSLHEFNLSQSILFWLMGSFNGKGWPHVLMALPWLLIGLWLSRPIARRLNVLNLGEDVAQSLNVPISQLRWQTIAVIAGLVGASVAVAGGISFVGLMVPHFTRLYLGADHRHLVKVSCINGMILVVAADTISRTLMAPQELQVGAILSLIGAPVFVGLMLKERGRHGF
- a CDS encoding ABC transporter ATP-binding protein, with the translated sequence MGFSFEISGLSFEASSRRILTLTELSLPSAGLVTILGPNGAGKTTMLRILAGLEREYNGKIRLWGKDLKDHSSQERSRNVAWVPSELDLSFDISLVEMVGLGRYPWNQGYPTRDDRLAVEKVLERLELLGLRDRMLSTLSSGERQKAQVARALASEARCLILDEPCSHLDIKARYELMEILQMVGQSALVLMTSHDHYIIPRYTDWSLALKTGEMFSYQSGALSDQEVSLLFDLKGLKFGESQSD
- a CDS encoding PP2C family protein-serine/threonine phosphatase, translated to MTEDNQDLAQCLILGRFQVATRTRPAPGKAQNEDSLAAKEVPSGLVALIADGVGGCPRAHEASQAVATELADQADKQDFDLITFADRCQDRIRDMKVGAASTLACIQIVEHTLRYLIAGDSLVKVIGGRGKIKDESPGHSVLNMWESTGILDSIAPSRQVQAGYELLNCLGSDTCYYHISPMIPLAPKDIILIASDGIFDNLSSQELVQVISSSGPSALEICQGIFEALDRSIAQASDPKLDDSSLIVIRQT
- a CDS encoding protein kinase domain-containing protein, coding for MIRELDDPKGGERLSERFDIPTGRTIAGKYQVNSLLGVGWEGEVYLVEELQTGIERAAKFFYPERNVKNRRANNFAKKLHRNRHHHILVQYLHQERVKLQGHDVTCLVSEFIEGQILTDYIKNRDNSLESYEALSILWEICSGLEPVHQAGEYHGDLHTDNILIRRQGIHFHIKLIDSFDWKDSRSKNVRQDVVDLVRVLYDMVGGRDRYSEVGPEIKGICCGLKTSLINKKFKNAGQLRSHLDSFLWEY
- a CDS encoding response regulator, whose translation is MIDRTVLMEDWSFFQPEFLEALNQIEIFLLRMEEGQDFPVNMRSCLRNLHVLSTEVQFLGLTEIAKKVRHVEELLYENVNLGYLSKDLADSLLVKIDGIRHDLSQTPGKDSTLAREQQATESSKESKAVPMVQQARERIANEMIHRAKFPYGLAFVVEDEELIRKSLSRKLKRAGFDVLEFEYANDALVKMAEVHPDIIISDIKMDGIDGLQLLDKVHEHRPYLPVILVSGYLTTETCIDALSKGVSGVMAKPFKSDQLVEMCKHNVKRYRAQRLLDMSISYMGYQIERVSPILVNHRENELNEDLMEEFQEILELKKSI